From the genome of Chanos chanos chromosome 5, fChaCha1.1, whole genome shotgun sequence, one region includes:
- the tmeff1a gene encoding tomoregulin-1, with translation MTRVEGPARDGLDSASSFIMVNEGSRAAPAGFYLLHGILALALVPQALASYPQSGACLSENDEGCADLSQKKSDLRVCDESTCRYGGVCRDDGTHLKCVCQFQCPRSYVPVCGSNGDTYQNECYLSQAACKQQSLITMATKGPCYADHASGSGDVELESSGSDPNRKFTKCSTCKYGAECDEDSEDVWCICNIDCSGHNENPVCGSDGQSYSNPCLVREASCMKQEQIDVKHLGRCSDKTGKKDDGSLYKPDFPDTSEPRGGVSAGSPTPCTENYASFCVHGVCEMKNNVASCRCNTGYSGLQCEEMQDFNVLYVVPSGQKLHYVLIAAVIAAVQIAVIITVVMCITRKCPKKPRGRRHKQNLGRPPPDSGRRIV, from the exons ATGACGAGAGTCGAGGGACCGGCGCGCGACGGCCTGGATTCTGCCAGTTCTTTCATCATGGTCAACGAAGGTTCGCGCGCTGCACCGGCTGGATTTTACCTGCTGCACGGGATTTTGGCCCTTGCGCTTGTGCCACAGGCGCTCGCGTCGTACCCTCAGAGCGGCGCGTGTCTGTCTGAGAATGACGAGGGATGTGCAG ATTTATCGCAGAAGAAGAGtgatctgcgtgtgtgtgatgagtcGACCTGCCGCTATGGGGGAGTCTGCAGAGACGATGGAACGCATTTAAAGTGCGTGTGTCAGTTTCAG TGTCCCAGGAGTTATGTTCCTGTCTGTGGATCTAATGGAGACACATATCAGAATGAGTGTTACCTCAGTCAGGCCGCCTGTAAACAACAGTCTCTCATCACTATGGCAACCAAAGGTCCATGCTATGCTG atcacgCGTCTGGCTCAGGAGATGTTG agCTGGAGAGCTCAGGGTCCGACCCAAACAGGAAATTCACCAAGTGTTCAACATGTAAATATGGAGCCGAATGTGACGAAGACTCAGAGGATGtctg gtgtaTTTGTAACATTGACTGCAGTGGCCACAATGAGAATCCAGTGTGTGGATCTGATGGTCAGTCCTACAGTAATCCCTGCCTGGTCAGAGAAGCTTCCTGTATGAAACAGGAACAGATTGATGTCAAACACCTTGGCCGCTGTTCAg ATAAGACAGGGAAGAAAGATGATGGAAGCCTGTACAAGCCTGATTTTCCAG ATACGTCAGAGCCAAGGGGCGGAGTCTCTGCAGGCAGTCCGACCCCATGTACAGAAAACTACGCCAGCTTCTGTGTGCAtggagtgtgtgagatgaaGAACAACGTGGCAAGTTGCAG gtgtaACACGGGCTACTCTGGGCTGCAGTGTGAGGAGATGCAGGATTTTAATGTCCTGTATGTGGTGCCCAGTGGACAGAAACTTCATTACGTACTAATAGCTGCAGTCATAGCAGCAGTGCAAATTGCCGTCATTATCACTGTGGTCATGTGCATcaccag AAAATGTCCTAAGAAACCCCGTGGCCgtagacacaaacagaacctGGGCCGTCCCCCCCCTGACTCAGGACGAAGGATTGTATAG
- the cavin4a gene encoding caveolae-associated protein 4a, with translation MDLKRPGGGGGGGDVMLGAEDESGQPISALSILSLLERVSTIIDSVQASQQRMEERQQQLESSVSAVQSDLLKLAQDHGSTATTVDKLLQKARRVSAHVKEVRSRVEKQNVRVKKVETTQDELLTRNKFRVVIYQGETEVPSVAVTKTPKGAGLAGLEVEPDEYDVPADLSSDEEYMVVEEAESSRATRLKQSGLKGIENIKAAFSKESMSKTREKTRENLSKTKESLSRTSHNLGTKINTLGEKIVPQEQRERIKQSSERLKENITKKAPTKESFRIKLKKERTVAEGQEGAEPEPAVTPPKGKKPSPEVTYTEVVTESKREGPVSEEGATRIPESE, from the exons ATGGATCTGAAGCGGCCGGGTGGAGGCGGAGGTGGAGGTGATGTGATGCTGGGCGCGGAGGACGAGAGCGGACAGCCCATTTCGGCTTTATCCATCCTTTCCCTGCTGGAACGGGTCTCCACCATCATCGACAGCGTCCAGGCCAGCCAGCAGCGGATGGAGGAGCGCCAGCAGCAGCTGGAGTCCAGCGTGAGCGCCGTGCAGTCCGACCTGCTCAAACTGGCTCAAGATCACGGTTCGACCGCAACCACCGTCGACAAGCTGCTGCAGAAGGCCCGACGTGTGAGTGCACATGTCAAAGAGGTTCGCTCACGTGTGGAGAAACAAAACGTTCGCGTGAAGAAAGTGGAGACCACGCAAGATGAGCTCCTCACCAGGAACAAGTTTCGTGTTGTTATCTACCAG ggtgagaCCGAGGTGCCATCCGTGGCTGTGACTAAGACTCCAAAAGGGGCGGGGCTAGCAGGACTGGAGGTGGAGCCTGATGAGTACGATGTGCCCGCTGACCTCTCGTCTGATGAAGAGTACATGGTGGTGGAAGAGGCGGAGTCCTCCCGTGCCACACGACTCAAACAGTCAGGGTTAAAAGGCATCGAGAACATCAAAGCTGCGTTCTCCAAGGAGAGCATGAGCAAGACGAGGGAGAAGACGCGTGAGAACTTGAGTAAGACAAAGGAGAGTCTGAGCAGAACCAGTCATAACTTGGGCACCAAGATCAACACTCTGGGAGAGAAGATCGTGCCCCAGGAGCAACGAGAACGCATCAAACAGAGCAGCGAACGCTTGAAGGAAAACATCACGAAGAAGGCGCCAACAAAAGAATCCTTCAGGATCAAACTGAAGAAGGAACGCACTGTTGCCGAGGGACAGGAGGGGGCGGAGCCTGAGCCTGCTGTGACTCCACCTAAAGGGAAGAAGCCCAGCCCAGAAGTCACTTACACCGAAGTAGTTACTGAGAGCAAGAGGGAGGGGCCTGTCTCTGAAGAAGGAGCCACTCGGATCCCGGAGTCAGAGTGA